The window GCGACAGCGTCGGCGGCTGGTTTAAAGAAAAGCTGGGTATCCACTCGCCGAGCCGGGTGTTTATGGGCTTTGGTGACAACATAGCGCAGGGTGCTGCTATTGGCCTGCAGCGAACCACACCACTTGCGGCGCTCGCCGGGCAACGACTGGCTGAAGAAATGACCCCGGACGTGCCTCGCCTTCCCCCACCAGAGATTATGGCGGCAGGGTATAGCGGACGTGGAGCCGGTACTGCAGCCAGTGGTGGTGCGTCTGGCGGTATCCAGGTGAACTTCAACCCTCAGTTCTACCTCAGCGGTAAAGAGACGTCGACGCCTGCCGGGCTGACTGGTGCGCTCAATATGAGCGTGCATGAACTTGAGAAAATGCTGGAGCGCCTGCTGGCACAGCAACAACGCCGGAGGTACAGCTGATGTTTGCGGTTCTGGGTGATATTGAGTTTGAACTGATTACATATTGGGACGGCTTCGAGGCGACGTTCGGCGTCGATTACGCTGAACATCCCCGAATTGAGGGTAAGCCCGGTCTGCAGTTCGTTGGCGATAAGCTGGACGAAATCCAGATTAGCCTGGTCTTCCATCAGCATTATTGTGTGCCCGACGTGGAGCTGGCACGCCTGCGAACGGCCATGAAAGCCCATCAGGCGCTGGCGCTGGTTTTCGGTAATGGTGACTATCGCGGCTGGTTTGTGATTACAGACGTGACCGCAACCAGCGAACAGACCGACAGCACCGGTAACGTGCTGGCCGTCAATGCCACCGTGTCGCTCCGGGAGTATATCGGCGACCCCAAAAATCCGCTGCAGCCGCCCGCCATACGCACCCAGGTACCCGGCGCAGGCACGGTCTCCGGAGCCGTTCCTTCGCCGTCCGGGGTGGCAAAGTACGTCCGCGACGGCGTCAATTATGCCAAACAGGCACAGTCCGTTCTTCAGACCACCATCAGTGCCGTCCGGGTTGCCCAGAAGATGAAGGATAACCCCACTGTCGCACTGACCCGCGTGCCGGGGCTGATGAGTGGTCTGGGTAACGTGTCCGGGGCGCTGGGACAAAGCGTTCCGGCGTTCAATGCACTGGCCAAATCCATGCCTGATGCCATCAGTCTGGCCAGAGCCACCAGTGAGGCGGCCACGTATGTACAGCAGGCGCAGTCGTCACTGAGCAATGTGGACAGCAGCAATATTGCAGCGGCGCTGGATGCCGTTTCAGGGCAACTGAATTCCGCTGGTACCACCTTCACCCGCATGTCGCCGGGGTTAAGCACCATGGCCGCCAGAATACTGGCAAGGAGCGTGTAATGTTTCTTGAGCATGTCACCCGTGACGGGGAGCGCTGGGATTCCCTCGCATGGAAGTATTACGGCGACCCGCTGGGCTATCCCCGGATTATCGCGGCTAATCCACACGTGGCCATCACGCCGGTGCTGCCCTCCGGCCTGCTGTTACTGATTCCGGTTATTGAGGCCGCCGACGCCACCACAGAAGAGGATATCGCCCCATGGCTGAGATAAACAGCACCGCACAGGCTGCATCATCGCTGACCGGCGTCAGCGATGTGCTGAGTCCGGTATTCACTCTGTGGTATCTGCAGAAGAATATCACCACCGATATTGCGCCGTATGTCACCCGCGTGACTTACAGCGATAACATCAAGAGCGAGTCCGATACCATTGAGGTGGAGCTGGACGACACAGATGGCCGCTGGATGGATAAGTGGTATCCGGGCAAGGGGGACACGCTGACGCTGAAACTGGGTTACAGCGGAGAGAAGTTGCTCTCCTGCGGTACGTTCTCGCTCGATGAGATTGAGGTCAGTTCACCGCCGTCTGCGGTCGCCATCCGGGGCGTGGCCACCTCGGTCAATAATGCCCTGCGGACAAAGTCCAGTCGTGGTTTTGAGAACACCACGCTGGCGGCCATTGCCGGGCGTATCGCCAAAAAGCACAAGCTGAAGCTGGCAGGCAGTATTGAGGCCATCAAAATAGACCGGGTGACCCAGTATGCCGAAACAGACGTTGCCTTCCTGCGCCGCCTGGCCAGCGAGTACGGTTATGCAGTAAAGGTTGTCAGCGACCAGCTGGTTTTCTCCCATCTGGCCACGCTTCGCAGCCAGGCGCCAGTCAGGCAGCTTTCGCCACAGGACGTGGCCAGCTTTTCCCTGCGCGATACCATCAACCGGGTCTATAAGTCTGCAAAAGTGAAGCACCAGAAGAGCAGCAGTAAAAAGCTGATCGTCTATGAAGCCGATGGAGGTACCAGCGACAGCGACAAACAGGCCAAAGGCGGTAAGGTCACCAGCGCCGACTCTCTTAAGGTCAACAGCCGCGTCAGTGACCCGGACAGCGCCCGGATTAAGGCGGATTCGGCACTGGCCAGACACAACGAGTACCAGCAGAACGGCTCCCTGACGCTGATGGGGACGCCGCAGTTGACGGCGGGTAACAAGATCGAGCTGGCGGGCTTTGGCCAGATGTCGGGACAGTGGCTGATAACCATGGCCCGGCACACGTTTGATCGTAACGGCGGCTACATCACCGAGCTGGAGGTGGCGCGGGGGCCGGTCACGCAGGGCAAGGCGAAGAAAGGCAAAAAGACCGGCAAAACACAGACGCTGACCGTCTATAAACCGGACGGCAGCACATCAACGGTAATAAAGGAGAAGAAGTAATGACAGGCGTCACCCGTCAGGTCGGTACGGTCAGCGCCATCGACGCCGACAGGGTTCAGGCCCGCGTTCGTTTGCCTGAGTGCGATAACATGCGTACCAACTGGCTCAGCGTGCTGCAGCGCAACACCCAGGACAATAAGGACTACTGGCTCCCCGACGTCGGTGAGCAGGTTGAAGTGTTGCTCGATGCCAACGGCGAGGACGGCGTTATTCTGGGGGCGGTTTACTCGGACGTCGATACACCGCCGTTCAGCGACAAAGACGTTCGCGGCACGAGATACGCGGACGGCGCAGAGTTCAGCTATAACCGCGCCACCCATACGCTGACAGTCAGGGGCGGTATTGAGCGTATTGTGGTGGAAGTCGCCGCCGATATCTCGCTGACAGGGAAAAACATCGACCTCACAGCGGAAAATACCACGATCAACGGCAACACGACGCTCAATGGTGACCTGGAAATCAACGGCAACGCTCACGCTGCGGGCAACATCCTGGCCGATGGCCAGAACTCCAATCACCACTCCCACTGAACCTTCTTAAACGCCTTTAATATCGGCATTCCCTTCCGGGGGCAATACTGCCCCCATGAAAACGACCTCAGTATTCTGGCAACCGGCCCTGCAGGCTCCCGGCGAAATCGTCCGGGGGCTGGATGATATCTGGCAGGCCATTCAAATCATCCTGCGTACTCCTCGTGGCAGCGACCCGCATCGCCCGGAGTTCGGCAGCAATCTGCACCGTTATATCGACTGGCCCATCGAGCGGGCCATTCCGCATGTGGTGCGCGAATCCGTCGACGCCATCCGCCGCTGGGAGCCTCGCTGCCAGCTGATGTCGGTTAAACCCGTCGTCGACGGCGAACATCTTACGCTCCGGGTGAGCTGGAAAGGCTCTGACGGACAGGCCCGGACTCAGGAGTTGCTATGGCGCTGACAGAACCCGATTTTATTGAACGCGATGCCGACAAAATTACGGCTGAAATGATTGCCTGGTATGAGAAAACAACAGGGAAAACGCTGTACCCGGCACAGGCTGAACGCCTGCTGATTGACCTGTGGGCCTACCGTGAAATGCTGGTCAGGGTGGCGGCGCAGGAGACAGCCAAACAGAATCTGGTCGCCTTTGCCCGTGAGCCGATGATTGATTATCTCGGTGAGCTGGTCGGGGTATACCGTCTGGCCGCGCAACCGGCCACCACCACGCTCCAGTTCTCCGTGGATGAGGCACTGGCCATTGATGTGCTGATTCCGGCGGGTACCCGCGTCAGCGCCTCTGACAGCATTATTTTTGCCACCGATACTGACGTGGTGCTGAAGGCCGGGCTGCTGCTGGTCAATACCACCGCCACCTGTACCGAGCCGGGGGCCGCTGGCAACGGCTGGCAGCCTGCACAGGTCAGCCAGTTGCTCGATGAGATTGATAACGTCGACCTGCAGGTGACCAATCTGGCGGCCAGCGCTGGCGGTTCAGAGCAGGAGGACAATGACAGGCTCCGCGAGCGTATCAAACTGGCCCCGGAATCATTCACCAACGCCGGAAGCCGTATGGCATACCGCTTTCATGCCATGCAGGCCCACCCCAATATCGTCGATGTCGCGGTGCTGTCCCCGGTACCGGGCACCGTAGAGCTGTATCCGCTGCTCAGCACCGGTCTGCCGGATGACAGCATTCTGACGCTGGTAGAGAGCTTCTGCTCGGATGAAAAAGTCAGGCCGCTCACGGATACCGTGCGGGCCAGAACGCCTATGCAGGTGGATTACGCCATTGAAGCCAACATTATGATCTACCGTGACCAGGACGCGAACTCAGTTAAGGACGCGGCCAACAGCGCCATACAGAACTGGGTGGCATCCCGTACCGCCGCGCTGGGCCGCGATATCGTTCCCAGCCAGATTATCAGCGTGCTGTCTGTCGCCGGAGTGTACCAGGTCGAACTGGTGACACCGGTGCTGCGCGTGGTGGCGGAAAACGAGTGGGCAAACTGCTCTGGCATCACCCTCAACATGACCGGGGTATCTGATGACTGAGCCGTTGTTGCTTCCGCCGCCGCTTGAGGGCGATATCAGCTTCAGAACGCTGGGCAGGCTGGCCGGACGGCTGGATAACATCGACCTGAGCGTGCTGATGGTCTATCTGGTCGATATCGTCGACAGTTCCGCGCTGCCCTGGCTGGGCGAGCAGTTCTCGCTGTTTGGCGATGGCTGGGAGCTGGCAGAGTCAGATGATGTGCGGCGCACGCTGATTAAATCCGCCATCGAGCTGCACCGCTACAAAGGAACGCCGTGGTCTATCCGGGAAATTATCCGCCGCTTCGGCTTCGGCGAAGTGGATCTGATTGAGGGCACCGGGCAGATCGGCTACGACGGCAAGCACAGTTACAACGGCCTTTTTGTTCATGGTGACGCTGAGTCGTGGGCCGTTTACCGCGTCATTCTCCGGCAACCCATCACTAACGATCAGGCGGCATTGTTACGTCAGACGCTGGCCGCCTTTGCTCCGGCCCGCTGCCATCTTGCAAGTCTGGAGTATCAGTCTGTCGCCATTCGCTACAACAACACCGTCAACTATGACGGCAGCTATAACCACGGGAGCAGTTAATTATGGCAAACCTACCCGAACCCCCGCAGTGGGAAGATGGCATCTACCAGATTGAGGTCTCCGATCCCGTTCTCGGCGGGCCTGACGGGATTACCAACCGTCCAGCCAAGCAACTGGCCAGCAGGACGCTGTACCTGAAGCAGCAGGTGGAACAAGGGGTATCTGACCTGGCTGACCATATCGCGGCGGACGACCCACATACCCAGTACGCGCCGAAGGAAAGCCCTACATTCACAGGTACACCGACAGCGCCCACGCCTGCCAGCAGCGACAACAGCAAGAAGCTGGCGACGACGGAGTTTGTGGCCAGAATCATCTCAGCACTGACTGAGACTGTCTCAGGCAAGCTGTCACAGGAGCAGAACGGCGCGGATATTCCCGACCCGGAGGCGTTTGTCAAAAACCTCGGTTTGGGAGAAGGCTCCGCGCTGCCGGTTGGGGTACCTGTTCCGTGGCCGTCAGCGACACCGCCGGAGGGATGGCTGAAATGCAATGGCGCTACGTTTTCATCCTCGTTATATCCGAAACTGGGGCTGGCATACCCGTCAGGGAAATTGCCGGATTTGCGAGGCGAGTTTATTCGTGGGTGGGATGACGGGCGCGGTGCGGATAATGGGCGG is drawn from Citrobacter rodentium NBRC 105723 = DSM 16636 and contains these coding sequences:
- a CDS encoding phage tail protein I — encoded protein: MTEPLLLPPPLEGDISFRTLGRLAGRLDNIDLSVLMVYLVDIVDSSALPWLGEQFSLFGDGWELAESDDVRRTLIKSAIELHRYKGTPWSIREIIRRFGFGEVDLIEGTGQIGYDGKHSYNGLFVHGDAESWAVYRVILRQPITNDQAALLRQTLAAFAPARCHLASLEYQSVAIRYNNTVNYDGSYNHGSS
- a CDS encoding tail protein X, translating into MFLEHVTRDGERWDSLAWKYYGDPLGYPRIIAANPHVAITPVLPSGLLLLIPVIEAADATTEEDIAPWLR
- a CDS encoding GPW/gp25 family protein, whose translation is MKTTSVFWQPALQAPGEIVRGLDDIWQAIQIILRTPRGSDPHRPEFGSNLHRYIDWPIERAIPHVVRESVDAIRRWEPRCQLMSVKPVVDGEHLTLRVSWKGSDGQARTQELLWR
- a CDS encoding tail fiber protein — its product is MANLPEPPQWEDGIYQIEVSDPVLGGPDGITNRPAKQLASRTLYLKQQVEQGVSDLADHIAADDPHTQYAPKESPTFTGTPTAPTPASSDNSKKLATTEFVARIISALTETVSGKLSQEQNGADIPDPEAFVKNLGLGEGSALPVGVPVPWPSATPPEGWLKCNGATFSSSLYPKLGLAYPSGKLPDLRGEFIRGWDDGRGADNGRSLLSSQGDAFRSHSHNFDRSWGLENFDATAGYDVVTADINGKIVNQPTRSTVSVGGSETRPRNIAFNYIVRAA
- a CDS encoding phage late control D family protein, whose protein sequence is MAEINSTAQAASSLTGVSDVLSPVFTLWYLQKNITTDIAPYVTRVTYSDNIKSESDTIEVELDDTDGRWMDKWYPGKGDTLTLKLGYSGEKLLSCGTFSLDEIEVSSPPSAVAIRGVATSVNNALRTKSSRGFENTTLAAIAGRIAKKHKLKLAGSIEAIKIDRVTQYAETDVAFLRRLASEYGYAVKVVSDQLVFSHLATLRSQAPVRQLSPQDVASFSLRDTINRVYKSAKVKHQKSSSKKLIVYEADGGTSDSDKQAKGGKVTSADSLKVNSRVSDPDSARIKADSALARHNEYQQNGSLTLMGTPQLTAGNKIELAGFGQMSGQWLITMARHTFDRNGGYITELEVARGPVTQGKAKKGKKTGKTQTLTVYKPDGSTSTVIKEKK
- a CDS encoding phage tail protein, translated to MFAVLGDIEFELITYWDGFEATFGVDYAEHPRIEGKPGLQFVGDKLDEIQISLVFHQHYCVPDVELARLRTAMKAHQALALVFGNGDYRGWFVITDVTATSEQTDSTGNVLAVNATVSLREYIGDPKNPLQPPAIRTQVPGAGTVSGAVPSPSGVAKYVRDGVNYAKQAQSVLQTTISAVRVAQKMKDNPTVALTRVPGLMSGLGNVSGALGQSVPAFNALAKSMPDAISLARATSEAATYVQQAQSSLSNVDSSNIAAALDAVSGQLNSAGTTFTRMSPGLSTMAARILARSV
- a CDS encoding phage baseplate assembly protein V, which gives rise to MTGVTRQVGTVSAIDADRVQARVRLPECDNMRTNWLSVLQRNTQDNKDYWLPDVGEQVEVLLDANGEDGVILGAVYSDVDTPPFSDKDVRGTRYADGAEFSYNRATHTLTVRGGIERIVVEVAADISLTGKNIDLTAENTTINGNTTLNGDLEINGNAHAAGNILADGQNSNHHSH
- a CDS encoding baseplate assembly protein, with the protein product MALTEPDFIERDADKITAEMIAWYEKTTGKTLYPAQAERLLIDLWAYREMLVRVAAQETAKQNLVAFAREPMIDYLGELVGVYRLAAQPATTTLQFSVDEALAIDVLIPAGTRVSASDSIIFATDTDVVLKAGLLLVNTTATCTEPGAAGNGWQPAQVSQLLDEIDNVDLQVTNLAASAGGSEQEDNDRLRERIKLAPESFTNAGSRMAYRFHAMQAHPNIVDVAVLSPVPGTVELYPLLSTGLPDDSILTLVESFCSDEKVRPLTDTVRARTPMQVDYAIEANIMIYRDQDANSVKDAANSAIQNWVASRTAALGRDIVPSQIISVLSVAGVYQVELVTPVLRVVAENEWANCSGITLNMTGVSDD